TACCACTCGCTCGACCTGCTGCTGATCGACGATATTCAATTTTTCTCGGGCAAGTCGCGCACACAAGAGGAATTCTTCTACGCATTCGAGGCGCTGGTCGCGAACAAGGCGCAGGTGATCATCACCAGCGACACGTATCCGAAGGAAATTTCCGGTATCGACGACCGTCTGATCTCGCGCTTCGACTCCGGCCTGACCGTGGCCATCGAGCCGCCCGAGCTGGAAATGCGCGTCGCGATTCTGATGCGCAAGGCGCAATCCGAGTTCGTGAGCCTGAATGAGGACGTCGCGTTCTTCGTCGCGAAACACTTGCGTTCGAACGTGCGTGAGCTCGAAGGCGCGCTGCGCAAGATCCTCGCGTATTCGAAGTTTCACGGCCGCGAAATCACGATTGAAGTGACGAAAGAAGCGCTGAAAGACCTGCTGACGGTACAGAACCGGCAGATTTCGGTGGAAAACATCCAGAAGACCACTGCTGACTTCTACAGCATCAAGGTCGCGGACATGTATTCGAAGAAGCGTCCCGCGAACATCGCGCGGCCGCGGCAGATCGCGATGTATCTGGCGAAGGAGCTGACCCAGAAGAGTTTGCCGGAAATCGGCGAGCTGTTCGGCGGGCGCGACCACACCACCGTGCTGCACGCGGTGCGCAAAATTGCCGACGAGCGCAGCAAGGACGCGCAACTGAACCACGAACTGCACGTGCTGGAGCAGACGCTGAAGGGCTGAGCGGTCTGTCTGGAAAAAACGACCTGTTTATTTCCAAACTCGCCCCCATTTTAGTGAGGCGGTTCCGTTTTCAGGCACAATACAGGTTTAACCGCCCGGCGGCCGCGGGCGGATTTCACGCCGTGACAGGCGCTGCGTGGCGCCGGCGGGGAGCCACGGCTGCGTGCTGGAAAGCTGTCCTGGCAAGGCGCGCAGGCCGTTATATCAACGAAGGAACTCTATGCAACTGGTCAAGACCGAACGCGATAACCTCCTCAGGCCGCTGCAAACTGTGAGCGGCATCGTCGAACGCCGCCATACGTTGCCGATCCTCGCCAATTTGCTGATTACCAAGAACGGCCCCGACGTGTCGTTCCTGTCCACCGACCTCGAGTTGCAGATCACCACGCGTGCCGATTTCGGCGTGGGCGGCGATTCGGTGGCGACCACGGTGGCAGCAAGAAAGCTCCTCGACATTCTGCGCGCCATGCCCGACGGGCAGGTCACGCTCACGCTGAACGACAAGCGTCTGACCGTGCAATCCGGCAAGAGCCGCTTTGCGCTGCAAACGCTCGCCGCGGACGAATTCCCCACGGTCGCGCAAGCTAAAGACTACGGCGCGAACCTCGTGGTTCCCCAAAAGACGTTCCGTCAGTTGCTCGGCATGGTCCATTTTTCGATGGCCCAGCAGGACATCCGCTACTACCTGAACGGCATGCTGCTGGTAGTGGACGGCGACCAGCTGATGGCGGTCGCAACGGACGGTCACCGTCTGGCGTTCTCGTCCATGAAGATCGAAGGCTCGTTCCAGCGTCAGGAAGTGATCATTCCGCGCAAGACGATTCTGGAACTGCAGCGTCTGCTGGAAGACATCGACGACACGCTGAAGATCGACATTGCGCAGACGCAGGTCAAGTTCACGTTCGGCCAGGTCGAACTGGTGTCGAAGCTGGTGGAAGGCAAATTCCCCGACTTCCAGCGCGTGATTCCGAAGTCGCACAAGAATCAGTTCGTGATCGGCCGTGAAGAACTGCAGCGCTCGCTGCAACGCGCCGCGATTCTGACGTCGGACAAATTCAAGGGCGTGCGCTGCATCATCGAGCCGGGCCAGTTGAAGATCATGTCGACCAACGCCGATCAGGAAGAGGCGCAGGAAGAACTGGAAATCGCATACGACGGCGACAGCGTCGATATCGGGTTCAACGTCACGTATCTGCTCGACGTGCTCGCGAACCTGAAGGTCGACACGTTGCAAGTGAGCCTGGGCGACGCCAGCTCCAGCGCGTTGATCACGATTCCCGAGAACGACGAATTCAAATACGTCGTGATGCCGATGCGCATCTAACGCGTCCAAAAACCAAGAACACACCAAGGGGCGCAGCGCCCCTTTGGCGTTTTTATGGTGATTTGAAAAGTCCCGAGCAGCAACCTTGCAGCAACGCAGAACCGGAAAAAATCCATGACTGAAACGAACAATTCGCAACCCGACAACAGCGGCTATGGCGCCTCGTCCATTCAGATCCTTGAAGGTCTGGAGGCTGTGCGCAAGCGTCCCGGGATGTATATCGGCGATACATCGGACGGCACCGGCCTGCATCACCTCGTGTTCGAAGTGCTCGACAACTCGATCGACGAAGCGTTGGCGGGGTACTGTAACGACATCCAGGTCACCATCCACGCGGATAACTCGATTTCGATCACCGACAACGGCCGCGGTGTGCCGACCGGTCTCAAGATGGACGACAAGCACGACCCGAAGCGCAGCGCCGCTGAAATCGTGATGACCGAGTTGCACGCCGGCGGCAAGTTCGACCAGAACAGCTACAAGGTGTCCGGCGGCCTGCATGGCGTGGGCGTGTCGTGCGTGAACGCGCTGTCGTCGTGGCTGCGCCTTGTGGTGCGCCGTGACGGCAAGAAGCACTTCATGGAATTCCACCGTGGCGTGCCGCAGAACCGCGTGATCGAAGAGATCGACGGCGTGGCTGTGTCGCCAATTCAGGTGGTTGGCGACACCGAAAACCGCGGCACCGAAGTGCACTTCATGGCCGACGAGACGATCTTTGGCAATGTCGAATATCACTACGACATTCTGGCCAAACGGATTCGCGAACTGTCGTTCCTGAATAACGGCGTGCGGATTCGCCTGCACGACTTGCGCAGCGGCAAGGAAGAAGATTTCGCGTTTGTGGGCGGCGTGAAGGGTTTTGTTGAGTACATCAACAAGAATAAGGCCGTCCTGCACCCGAACATTTTCCATGTGAACGGCGAGAAGGACGGCATTGCCGTCGAAGTCGCGATGCAGTGGAACGACAGCTACAACGAAAACGTGCTGTGTTTCACGAACAACATTCCGCAGCGCGACGGTGGCTCGCACCTGACCGGTTTGCGTGCGGCGATGACGCGCGTGTTGAACAAGTACATCACCGATCACGACGTCGCGAAGAAAGCGAAGGTCGAGACGGCCGGCGATGATATGCGCGAAGGGTTGTCGTGCGTGCTGTCGGTGAAGGTGCCGGAGCCGAAGTTCAGCGCGCAGACGAAGGACAAGCTGGTTTCTTCTGAAGTGCGCGCGCCGGTGGAGGATGTGGTCGCGAAGGCGCTCGAGGAGTTTCTGCTTGAGACGCCGAATGACGCGAAGATTATTTGCGGCAAGATTGTCGATGCGGCGCGTGCGCGGGATGCGGCTCGGAAGGCACGGGAAATGACGCGGCGTAAGGGTGTTCTTGATGGCGTTGGTCTGCCTGGGAAGTTGGCGGATTGCCAGGAGAAGGATCCGGCTAAGTCGGAGATTTATATCGTCGAGGGTGACTCGGCAGGTGGGTCGGCGAAGCAGGGTCGGGATCGGAAGTTTCAGGCGATTTTGCCGCTGCGCGGCAAGGTGCTTAATGTGGAGAAGGCGCGGTATGACAAGCTGCTTTCTTCGGAGCAGATCGTTACGCTGATTACTGCGCTTGGTTGTGGGATCGGTAAGGAAGACTACAACCTCGATAAGCTGCGTTATCACCGCATCATTATCATGACCGATGCTGACGTGGACGGCGCGCACATCCGGACACTGTTGTTGACGTTCTTCTACCGGCAGATGCCGGAGATGATCGAGCGTGGGTATATCTATATCGCGCAGCCGCCGCTGTTCAAGATCAAGGCGGGTAAGGACGAGCGGTATTTGAAGGATGAGGCTGAGGTTAATGCTCACATTCTGAAGCTGGCGTTGCAGGGGTCAGAGCTGCTGGCTTCTGAAGGTGCTACGCCGATTACGGGC
The nucleotide sequence above comes from Paraburkholderia aromaticivorans. Encoded proteins:
- the dnaN gene encoding DNA polymerase III subunit beta, yielding MQLVKTERDNLLRPLQTVSGIVERRHTLPILANLLITKNGPDVSFLSTDLELQITTRADFGVGGDSVATTVAARKLLDILRAMPDGQVTLTLNDKRLTVQSGKSRFALQTLAADEFPTVAQAKDYGANLVVPQKTFRQLLGMVHFSMAQQDIRYYLNGMLLVVDGDQLMAVATDGHRLAFSSMKIEGSFQRQEVIIPRKTILELQRLLEDIDDTLKIDIAQTQVKFTFGQVELVSKLVEGKFPDFQRVIPKSHKNQFVIGREELQRSLQRAAILTSDKFKGVRCIIEPGQLKIMSTNADQEEAQEELEIAYDGDSVDIGFNVTYLLDVLANLKVDTLQVSLGDASSSALITIPENDEFKYVVMPMRI
- the gyrB gene encoding DNA topoisomerase (ATP-hydrolyzing) subunit B: MTETNNSQPDNSGYGASSIQILEGLEAVRKRPGMYIGDTSDGTGLHHLVFEVLDNSIDEALAGYCNDIQVTIHADNSISITDNGRGVPTGLKMDDKHDPKRSAAEIVMTELHAGGKFDQNSYKVSGGLHGVGVSCVNALSSWLRLVVRRDGKKHFMEFHRGVPQNRVIEEIDGVAVSPIQVVGDTENRGTEVHFMADETIFGNVEYHYDILAKRIRELSFLNNGVRIRLHDLRSGKEEDFAFVGGVKGFVEYINKNKAVLHPNIFHVNGEKDGIAVEVAMQWNDSYNENVLCFTNNIPQRDGGSHLTGLRAAMTRVLNKYITDHDVAKKAKVETAGDDMREGLSCVLSVKVPEPKFSAQTKDKLVSSEVRAPVEDVVAKALEEFLLETPNDAKIICGKIVDAARARDAARKAREMTRRKGVLDGVGLPGKLADCQEKDPAKSEIYIVEGDSAGGSAKQGRDRKFQAILPLRGKVLNVEKARYDKLLSSEQIVTLITALGCGIGKEDYNLDKLRYHRIIIMTDADVDGAHIRTLLLTFFYRQMPEMIERGYIYIAQPPLFKIKAGKDERYLKDEAEVNAHILKLALQGSELLASEGATPITGDALGELARAYLLAQAVVNRLSRLYDAGALEAVMDGIVIDLSSEEAAEGSARALEAKLRDDPLKPEVKVTTMYDPVRELRSLRVARTHHGNQKISVLDQDFQLTADYQQLINTANTFKGLIGTGAVIKRGERSMAVTDFKSAMKWLLADAERNISKQRYKGLGEMNPGQLWETTMDPTVRRLLRVQIEDAIAADGIFTTLMGDDVEPRRAFIESNALRAGNIDV